One window of the Balaenoptera ricei isolate mBalRic1 chromosome X, mBalRic1.hap2, whole genome shotgun sequence genome contains the following:
- the ARMCX5 gene encoding LOW QUALITY PROTEIN: armadillo repeat-containing X-linked protein 5 (The sequence of the model RefSeq protein was modified relative to this genomic sequence to represent the inferred CDS: inserted 1 base in 1 codon) — translation MQGLVSLRFGEAESPSTPLCCSRCRFWFWGRGETKSAEEKVAVKRITRSGSLRSPGGGKEKEIPESYSRLPVTALHLIKQVSRRESAVPGQTPNIVAAIVSCPCIRLTVRPSFLGLGNPRGKEMKKLLLIQAEQVSEKAGIAWECGYGCKGRGGAGAGLKAGISGPANTRTKAKIQAKAVAEAELETGPVTQAKPGDGAVARTQAVTYAEAXALKREVSKMEAKTKTRVVAETKADPPTEPGIVSQTKSKAMPMSRVSAVTKYEVKAGAGSEANIRSFAKADDKDNIGSRSQRRREASIKLRVGDRAGIVIESSDEAEENVCSWFWTGEEPSVGSWFWPEEETPFQVYKPPRKIQEKPKPTPKPKPELTIKQKAAAWSRARFCVLVPVEGGERSLPPEGNWTLVETLIETPLGIRPLTKIPPYNGPYFQTLAELKKQVKYREKYGPNPKACRCKSRVFSLEPKEFDKLVGLLKLTRDPFIHEIATMIMGISPAYPFTQDIIHDVGITVMIENLVNNPNVKEHPRTLNMVDDNSESSGGPKTGESYVNQVCKDIISYTLNSPEQLAGLKLLVQLSVKFEDHHMIVNYIPGFLTLLNKGSGKTKFYVLKVFSRLSKNQANTRELISAKVLSSLVAPFNKNESKANILNIIEIFENINFQFKKKVKLFTKEEFTKSELISIFQEAKEFGQKLQDLAEHSDPEVRDKVIRLILKL, via the exons ATGCAAGGCCTGGTATCACTCCGCTTCGGTGAGGCCGAGTCGCCTTCAACTCCCCTTTGCTGCTCCCGCTGTCGGTTTTGGTTCTGGGGACGTGGAGAGACAAAGTCTGCGGAGGAAAAGGTAGCTGTTAAAAGAATCACTAGGAGCGGGTCCCTGAGGAGTCCTGGGGGCGGTAAGGAGAAGGAAATTCCAGAAAGTTACAGTCGTTTGCCAGTTACGGCCCTTCATCTGATAAAGCAGGTATCTCGTCGTGAATCCGCCGTGCCGGGCCAAACCCCAAACATAGTCGCCGCCATTGTCTCGTGTCCTTGTATCCGTCTGACTGTCCGTCCCTCTTTCTTAGGGCTCGGCAACCCTCGaggcaaggaaatgaaaaaaCTGCTTCTCATCCAAGCAGAGCAGGTCAGTGAGAAGGCGGGCATTGCTTGGGAGTGTGGATATGGGT GCAagggcagaggaggggctggagcTGGCCTGAAAGCTGGAATCAGTGGCCCTGCCAACACTAGAACCAAGGCTAAGATCCAAGCCAAGGCAGTGGCTGAGGCAGAATTGGAAACAGGACCAGTGACCCAGGCCAAGCCTGGGGATGGAGCAGTGGCCAGGACACAGGCAGTGACCTACGCTGAGG gtgccttgaaaagggaagtGAGCAAGATGGAAGCTAAAACTAAGACTAGAGTTGTGGCTGAGACTAAGGCAGACCCCCCTACAGAACCTGGTATAGTGTCCCAAACCAAGTCAAAGGCCATGCCTATGTCCAGGGTCAGTGCTGTGACCAAGTATGAAGTCAAGGCTGGTGCTGGAAGTGAAGCCAATATCAGGTCCTTTGCCAAGGCTGATGATAAAGACAATATTGGGTCCAGgtcccagagaaggagagaggccaGCATCAAGTTGAGGGTGGGGGACAGAGCTGGTATTGTAATCGAGTCCAGTGATGAGGCTGAAGAAAATGTCTGCTCTTGGTTTTGGACTGGAGAAGAGCCTAGTGTAGGATCCTGGTTCTGGCCTGAAGAAGAGACCCCTTTTCAAGTGTATAAGCCTCCACGTAAGATCCAGGAAAAGCCCAAGCCCACACCCAAACCCAAACCCGAACTTACTATAAAGCAAAAAGCAGCAGCATGGTCAAGGGCCAGGTTTTGTGTCCTAGTCCCAGTAGAGGGAGGGGAACGATCCTTGCCTCCAGAAGGGAACTGGACTCTGGTTGAGACCTTGATTGAAACTCCTCTTGGGATTCGGCCTCTGACCAAGATCCCACCCTATAATGGGCCTTACTTCCAGACCTTAGCTGAGCTCAAAAAACAGGTTAAGTATAGGGAAAAGTATGGGCCCAATCCAAAAGCCTGCCGCTGCAAATCACGTGTTTTTAGTTTAGAGCCTAAAGAATTTGATAAACTCGTTGGCCTACTTAAGTTAACTAGGGATCCTTTCATTCATGAAATAGCTACAATGATAATGGGTATCAGTCCTGCTTATCCATTTACCCAAGATATAATTCATGATGTAGGTATTACTGTTATGATTGAAAACTTGGTCAATAATCCCAATGTTAAAGAACACCCTAGAACTTTAAATATGGTGGATGACAACTCTGAGTCTTCTGGAGGACCAAAAACAGGAGAGTCATATGTAAACCAAGTTTGTAAGGACATAATCTCTTATACTTTGAACTCCCCTGAGCAACTGGCTGGACTAAAATTATTAGTGCAGCTGAGTGTAAAATTTGAGGACCACCATATGATTGTCAATTACATTCCAGGTTTCCTCACCTTGTTAAACAAGGGAAGTGGCAAAACcaagttttatgttttaaaagtgttttcGCGCTTGTCTAAAAATCAAGCCAATACAAGAGAACTGATCAGTGCCAAAGTACTGTCATCATTGGTTGCGCCCTTTAACAAAAATGAGTCAAAGGCCAATATTCTTAATATCATTGAAATATTTGAGAATATAAATTTCCAATTCAAAAAGAAGGTGAAGCTATTTACCAAGGAAGAGTTCACTAAATCTGAACTTATTTCCATATTCCAGGAAGCAAAAGAGTTTGGTCAGAAACTACAAGACTTAGCAGAGCACAGTGATCCTGAGGTGAGAGATAAAGTTATACGATTAATACTCAAACTCTAA